Proteins encoded by one window of Salirhabdus salicampi:
- the fliO gene encoding flagellar biosynthetic protein FliO, with amino-acid sequence MKTWKWIITLLLFAHITVDSSTVYAEPDTVADLIKKTQNSQQDSDNPNGSNEQDEGDRDGGSVQVPQEEGSLFLVFVKMFFFLALILGLIYLLAKVLQKKNKMFQQVQGIETLGGVSLGANKSVQVVRIGDRFYAVGVGDNVNLLTEIDDDKTVKELQEKTQAQSSGKTVQSFIQQFRQKEEGASNNQSPQFKQLFEKELFTMQNNRTNVHQTTKNGKEDQRP; translated from the coding sequence ATGAAAACTTGGAAATGGATCATAACACTTTTGTTGTTCGCTCATATTACAGTTGATTCGTCTACTGTATATGCAGAGCCAGACACTGTGGCAGATCTTATAAAGAAAACTCAAAATTCACAGCAAGACAGTGACAACCCAAACGGCTCTAATGAACAGGATGAAGGCGACCGTGATGGGGGTAGTGTACAAGTACCACAAGAAGAAGGATCGTTATTTCTTGTATTTGTAAAAATGTTCTTTTTCCTAGCTCTCATTTTAGGTTTAATATATTTGTTAGCAAAGGTCCTGCAGAAGAAAAATAAAATGTTTCAGCAAGTCCAAGGGATTGAAACATTAGGAGGCGTCTCGTTAGGTGCGAATAAGTCTGTACAAGTAGTTCGTATAGGTGATCGTTTTTATGCAGTTGGGGTTGGAGATAATGTGAATCTCTTAACGGAAATCGATGATGACAAAACGGTGAAAGAACTACAAGAAAAGACTCAAGCACAATCATCGGGGAAAACAGTACAATCCTTCATACAGCAGTTCCGTCAAAAAGAAGAAGGGGCAAGTAACAATCAATCTCCTCAATTCAAACAACTCTTCGAAAAAGAATTGTTTACGATGCAAAATAACAGAACGAACGTTCATCAGACAACGAAAAATGGAAAAGAGGATCAACGTCCATGA
- a CDS encoding response regulator has product MDERVLIVDDAAFMRKMIKDILVTNGYEVVGEAKDGNEAIDMFTELNPDVVTLDITMPEKDGLTALKEIRSIDPSATVVMCSAMGQQSIVIEAIQSGAKDFIVKPFQPERVLEAMKKAVS; this is encoded by the coding sequence ATGGACGAACGAGTATTAATTGTAGATGACGCAGCATTTATGCGTAAGATGATAAAAGATATTTTAGTAACCAACGGATACGAAGTTGTTGGGGAAGCGAAAGATGGTAACGAAGCAATTGACATGTTTACAGAGTTGAACCCAGATGTCGTCACATTAGACATCACGATGCCAGAGAAGGATGGTTTAACCGCGTTAAAAGAAATCCGCAGTATCGATCCTTCTGCCACTGTCGTGATGTGTTCCGCAATGGGACAACAATCAATTGTGATTGAAGCTATTCAATCAGGAGCTAAAGACTTTATCGTCAAACCATTTCAACCTGAGCGTGTGTTAGAGGCAATGAAAAAAGCAGTTTCCTAG